In Flavobacterium gelatinilyticum, a genomic segment contains:
- a CDS encoding DUF6909 family protein: MKETKHISRSRAQESSAAIEKMYITMRHLFNRGFYKPMGVSGDSLRESLLALRPEIYGNIAEEKVELNGLLYVIERLPIGIEQCRFINLTSDEGYSKSHFQPIVPPKRRRNCYRIDEEQMNVEITRGRSDIYDILTHLTFIFIESHKIKNRVLLDDGGEVSRDWQKLEQAITQTKKLSQIEKEKAISHVANILARTFEEVLDIYDAFGSENAPDRFLHVIYWLGKLAIEEIVDNNKRTITFSPVLRERLGHHIHGEIWATNIKEVLKENKLLQRPIHVISANMHSVMNSIFATPLLTPKYKGKSDFFIYEELSGSGSKEIRNEVEELALKNGMISLPDCSGTNIDVQIFDTAKIDWSKTAFSHANVGEEKPVIIVMDYAFGEQAYETIDELLKPYKKETLLNVKSVSIMGKAGILEGGKGDIMIPTAHINEGTADNYFFENELTGSMFEGNEIDIYEGAMVTVLGTSLQNRDLLKFFHESTWGVIGLEMEGSYYQKAIQSASKIRKSVPHDIKVRYAYYASDNPLETGSTLASGGLGTTGVKPTYLITIKILEQIFNIK; the protein is encoded by the coding sequence ATGAAAGAAACCAAACATATATCAAGATCAAGAGCCCAGGAATCATCTGCAGCTATAGAAAAAATGTACATTACAATGCGCCATTTATTCAACCGTGGTTTTTATAAGCCAATGGGAGTTTCGGGCGATAGTTTAAGAGAATCATTATTGGCGTTACGCCCTGAAATTTATGGAAATATAGCTGAAGAAAAGGTAGAACTAAATGGACTTTTGTACGTTATAGAACGCCTTCCGATAGGAATCGAACAATGCAGATTCATCAATTTGACCTCAGACGAAGGCTATTCTAAATCGCATTTTCAGCCAATTGTTCCTCCAAAGAGAAGAAGAAACTGTTACAGAATCGACGAAGAACAAATGAATGTCGAAATCACACGTGGACGTTCAGATATTTACGATATCCTGACGCATTTGACTTTCATTTTCATAGAATCTCATAAAATTAAAAACAGAGTTTTATTAGATGACGGCGGCGAAGTTTCCCGTGACTGGCAGAAATTAGAGCAGGCTATCACACAGACAAAAAAGCTTTCGCAGATCGAAAAAGAAAAAGCTATTTCTCATGTTGCTAATATTTTAGCCAGAACATTTGAAGAAGTTTTAGATATTTACGATGCTTTTGGTTCCGAAAATGCTCCGGATCGCTTCCTGCATGTTATTTACTGGCTGGGAAAATTGGCAATCGAGGAAATTGTTGATAATAATAAACGTACGATCACCTTTAGTCCTGTTTTGCGTGAACGTCTTGGGCATCATATTCACGGGGAAATCTGGGCGACAAATATCAAAGAAGTTTTAAAAGAAAATAAATTATTGCAAAGACCAATTCATGTAATTAGTGCCAATATGCACAGTGTGATGAATTCGATTTTTGCAACACCTTTATTAACACCAAAATATAAAGGAAAAAGCGATTTCTTTATTTACGAAGAATTAAGCGGATCCGGTTCTAAAGAGATACGAAATGAGGTTGAAGAACTGGCGCTGAAAAACGGAATGATTTCGCTGCCGGACTGCTCAGGAACGAATATTGATGTTCAGATTTTTGATACAGCTAAAATTGACTGGTCTAAAACAGCATTTTCACACGCCAATGTTGGAGAAGAAAAACCGGTTATTATAGTGATGGATTATGCTTTTGGAGAGCAGGCTTATGAAACAATCGATGAACTTTTAAAACCATACAAAAAAGAAACTTTACTAAATGTAAAATCGGTTTCTATTATGGGGAAAGCCGGAATTCTGGAAGGCGGAAAAGGAGATATCATGATTCCAACGGCACATATCAACGAAGGAACAGCTGATAATTATTTCTTCGAAAACGAACTTACAGGTTCAATGTTCGAAGGAAATGAAATTGATATTTATGAAGGTGCAATGGTTACCGTTTTAGGAACTTCGTTGCAAAACAGAGATTTATTGAAGTTTTTCCACGAATCGACTTGGGGTGTAATCGGACTAGAAATGGAAGGATCATATTACCAAAAAGCAATTCAGTCGGCATCAAAAATTAGAAAAAGCGTGCCTCACGATATTAAAGTTCGTTATGCCTATTATGCTTCGGATAATCCTTTAGAAACTGGAAGTACTTTAGCTTCAGGCGGGTTAGGAACAACCGGTGTAAAGCCAACTTACCTGATTACCATTAAAATTTTGGAACAGATTTTTAACATAAAATAA
- a CDS encoding GH3 auxin-responsive promoter family protein gives MSIKSIAAKLFARRIYNQTLAWSNKPVETQLEVFKSLIKNAKETQFGKDHHFDTIYTIADFQKNVPVRDYEDLKSYIEKVKTGEADILWKGKPIYFAKTSGTTSGAKYIPLTKESMPSHINAARNAILHYIHETGNANFVDGKMIFLQGSPILTEKYGIKFGRLSGIVAHFVPKYLQRNRMPSWETNCIEDWDTKVNAIVDETIKEDMSVISGIPSWVQMYFERLQEKSGGKKISDIFKNFNLFIYGGVNYEPYRAKFEQMIGKKVDSIELFPASEGFFAYQDSQKEKGMLLLLNAGIFYEFIKADEFFTEKPKRYTIGEVETGVNYALIVSTNAGLWGYNIGDTVQFTSLKPYRVIVSGRIKHYISAFGEHVIANEVENAMKEATAGTNIVINEFTVAPQITPANGLPYHEWFIEFEKEPENMQTFAEAIDDSMRKQNIYYDDLITGNVLQKVVITKVSKNGFQEYMKSQGKLGGQNKIPRLSNNRDIADNLS, from the coding sequence ATGTCAATTAAGTCGATAGCGGCAAAACTTTTTGCCCGAAGAATATACAATCAAACTCTTGCGTGGTCTAATAAACCAGTTGAAACTCAATTAGAAGTTTTTAAGAGTCTGATAAAAAATGCCAAAGAAACCCAATTTGGGAAAGATCATCATTTTGATACCATATATACTATTGCCGATTTTCAAAAAAACGTTCCGGTTCGGGATTATGAAGATCTGAAATCGTATATAGAGAAAGTAAAAACAGGTGAAGCGGATATTCTTTGGAAAGGAAAACCCATTTATTTTGCTAAAACTTCGGGAACTACTTCGGGAGCGAAGTATATTCCACTGACAAAAGAATCCATGCCTTCGCACATTAACGCTGCCCGAAATGCGATTCTGCATTACATTCACGAAACCGGAAACGCGAATTTTGTTGATGGGAAAATGATTTTTTTACAGGGAAGTCCTATTCTGACTGAAAAATACGGAATTAAATTTGGACGACTTTCAGGAATTGTAGCGCATTTTGTTCCGAAGTATCTCCAGAGAAACAGAATGCCATCATGGGAAACCAATTGTATTGAAGACTGGGATACCAAAGTAAATGCTATCGTAGACGAAACCATTAAAGAAGATATGTCGGTGATTTCCGGAATTCCGTCCTGGGTTCAAATGTATTTTGAGCGCTTACAGGAAAAAAGCGGCGGGAAGAAAATCAGTGATATATTCAAAAATTTCAACTTGTTTATTTACGGAGGAGTAAATTACGAACCCTATCGCGCCAAATTTGAGCAGATGATTGGCAAAAAAGTGGACAGCATTGAGTTGTTTCCGGCTTCAGAAGGTTTCTTTGCCTATCAGGACTCTCAAAAGGAAAAAGGAATGCTGCTGCTTTTAAACGCAGGTATTTTCTATGAATTCATAAAAGCTGATGAATTCTTTACCGAAAAACCAAAAAGATATACGATTGGCGAAGTTGAGACAGGTGTAAATTATGCGCTCATTGTTTCGACAAATGCCGGACTTTGGGGATATAATATTGGAGATACGGTTCAGTTTACATCTCTAAAACCGTATCGTGTTATAGTTTCGGGACGAATCAAACATTATATTTCTGCTTTTGGAGAGCACGTTATTGCCAATGAAGTCGAAAATGCAATGAAAGAAGCAACTGCCGGAACTAACATTGTAATAAACGAATTCACTGTAGCACCGCAAATAACGCCTGCAAACGGATTACCTTATCATGAATGGTTTATAGAGTTTGAAAAAGAGCCTGAAAATATGCAGACTTTCGCCGAAGCAATAGACGACTCGATGCGAAAACAGAATATTTATTACGACGATTTAATTACCGGAAATGTGCTGCAGAAAGTTGTGATTACCAAAGTTTCAAAAAACGGATTTCAGGAATACATGAAATCGCAGGGAAAACTAGGCGGACAGAACAAAATTCCTCGATTATCAAATAACAGGGATATTGCGGATAATTTGAGTTAA
- a CDS encoding peptidase, protein MKKKKRSFRKKLFTKNRLVILNEDTFEEIFSLKLNLMNVFVTFTLGGIFLISITTYIIAFTPLREFIPGYSSSELKRNATELAIKSDSLEKALKQNEAYIKGIQKVLKGELEYAKFSKDSIIADVEEHPNVDMKATEEEIKLREEVAKIEKEQGESKTEKKKSDKK, encoded by the coding sequence ATGAAAAAGAAAAAACGCAGTTTCAGAAAGAAATTATTCACCAAAAACAGACTGGTAATCCTTAACGAAGATACTTTTGAAGAAATTTTTTCTCTAAAACTTAATTTAATGAATGTCTTTGTGACGTTTACATTAGGTGGTATATTTTTAATTTCAATTACAACTTACATTATTGCTTTTACTCCCTTACGCGAATTTATTCCGGGGTATTCTTCTTCCGAATTAAAAAGAAACGCTACAGAACTGGCCATAAAATCAGATTCTCTTGAAAAAGCATTAAAACAGAATGAAGCTTATATAAAAGGAATTCAAAAAGTTTTAAAAGGAGAACTGGAATATGCCAAATTTAGTAAAGATTCGATTATAGCCGATGTAGAAGAACATCCAAATGTTGATATGAAAGCTACCGAAGAAGAAATCAAACTTAGAGAGGAGGTTGCTAAAATAGAGAAGGAGCAGGGTGAAAGCAAAACTGAAAAGAAGAAAAGCGACAAAAAGTAA
- a CDS encoding Sec-independent protein translocase subunit TatA/TatB, which translates to MGRLGLTEILVIVGIVILLFGGKKIPELMKGLGSGIKEFKNAAKDDQPAASKKEEETK; encoded by the coding sequence ATGGGAAGATTAGGTCTTACAGAAATCCTTGTTATAGTAGGTATTGTGATATTACTTTTTGGAGGTAAAAAAATTCCAGAATTAATGAAAGGTTTAGGAAGCGGTATTAAAGAATTTAAAAATGCTGCTAAAGATGATCAGCCTGCTGCTTCTAAAAAAGAAGAAGAGACTAAATAA
- a CDS encoding glycosyl hydrolase family 8: MKNLLLAVAFLFAAESQSQTQPFPANKVYGNGLMAASKNSQDAQENYNTWKANFTETCSNGRYRVKFDASWETVSEGIAYGMLLSSYMADKALFDGLWLYYKDNVNANGVMNWKINGCSGAIGFNGATDAELDAAFALIIADYQWGSTGTINYKNDGKTLIAAIKNHEVEANTYVLKPGDQFGGSQITNISYFSPAYYRAFGAFTNDEAFWNQVASKAYTIINNNLTQNNAVGGLVSDWCEASGAYSSQAGGYNQGGRTYSYDAARTPWRIAVDYVWNGNADAKIYLKKSSDFVRVNLGGTSNIKDGYNQNGSVSGQWHNATFVGAFACAAMAGENQEHLNASYNDLKNLNEPNSYFNHTLKTLYSFLLTGNFYLPPTASLSNDTFDIEKSTVTLFPNPSADRITINAPQQSTISVISPSGSIISKQKTTSETTEMNLANQPRGIYFIKISNDNFKSVTKKVILK, translated from the coding sequence ATGAAAAACCTACTTTTAGCGGTGGCTTTTCTGTTTGCAGCAGAAAGTCAATCGCAGACACAGCCCTTTCCGGCCAATAAGGTATACGGAAATGGACTTATGGCAGCATCTAAAAACAGCCAGGATGCACAAGAAAATTACAATACCTGGAAAGCCAATTTTACAGAAACTTGTTCTAACGGAAGATACCGAGTAAAATTTGACGCTTCGTGGGAAACGGTTTCTGAAGGTATTGCTTACGGAATGCTGCTTTCTTCTTACATGGCAGACAAAGCACTTTTTGACGGACTTTGGCTGTATTACAAAGACAATGTAAACGCAAACGGTGTTATGAACTGGAAAATCAACGGCTGCTCCGGAGCAATTGGTTTTAACGGCGCAACCGATGCCGAACTTGATGCTGCTTTTGCTCTTATTATAGCCGATTATCAATGGGGAAGCACTGGAACCATTAATTACAAAAATGATGGTAAAACCTTAATCGCTGCGATTAAAAATCATGAAGTTGAAGCCAATACTTATGTTTTAAAACCCGGAGACCAATTCGGTGGCAGCCAAATAACAAACATATCGTACTTCTCGCCTGCTTATTACAGAGCTTTTGGTGCTTTTACAAATGATGAAGCCTTTTGGAATCAGGTTGCTTCAAAAGCATATACAATAATCAACAATAATTTAACGCAGAATAATGCCGTTGGAGGTTTAGTTTCTGACTGGTGTGAAGCATCGGGAGCATACTCATCTCAGGCTGGCGGTTATAATCAGGGAGGAAGAACGTATTCTTATGATGCAGCCAGAACTCCATGGAGAATTGCAGTTGATTATGTATGGAATGGAAACGCAGATGCAAAAATCTATTTGAAAAAATCATCAGATTTTGTTCGTGTAAACTTGGGCGGTACATCTAATATTAAAGATGGTTATAACCAAAACGGAAGTGTAAGCGGTCAATGGCATAACGCTACTTTTGTGGGTGCATTTGCCTGTGCAGCGATGGCGGGTGAAAATCAGGAACATTTAAATGCTTCTTACAATGATTTGAAGAATCTGAATGAGCCAAACAGTTATTTTAATCACACCCTGAAAACCTTATACTCCTTTTTACTAACCGGTAACTTTTATCTGCCCCCAACAGCTTCTTTGTCTAATGATACTTTTGATATTGAAAAATCTACTGTCACGCTTTTCCCAAATCCGAGCGCTGATCGAATCACAATTAACGCGCCTCAGCAATCAACTATTTCAGTAATTTCTCCATCCGGAAGTATTATATCAAAGCAAAAAACAACTTCTGAAACAACAGAAATGAATTTAGCCAATCAGCCCCGAGGCATTTATTTTATAAAGATATCTAACGACAATTTTAAAAGTGTTACCAAAAAAGTAATTCTGAAATAA
- a CDS encoding Tex family protein translates to MTNIQFIAKSVQAPAVSIQNTVKLLEEDCTIPFISRYRKDATGNLDETVIEQIAKLQKEYDTLIKRKEAVLKSIEEQKALTPELKKKIEDSFDLQEIEDFYLPYKKKKKTKADVAREFGLEPLAKLIISESDADIDFISTQYINENVINEEAAIQGARDIVAEWINENIYVRKQLRRLFQRKATIATKVVKKKAEEEGAKKFDQYFDWEEPLTKAPAHRLLAMLRAENEGFIKMKIDVDIDDAYDVIDEIIIKKQNNTTAHLQLAIEDSYKRLLNPAIGNETLQEAKAKADANSIQVFANNLGQLLLAPPLGEKRILAIDPGFRSGCKVVCLDEKGDLLYNETIYPHAPQNEETMAIKKVRSMVNAYQIDAISIGNGTASRETEFFIKKIAFDKPVQVFVVSEAGASVYSASKIAREEFPNYDVTVRGSVSIGRRLSDPLAELVKIDPKAIGVGQYQHDVDQTKLKEELDNTVIRCVNSVGININTASKHLLSYVSGIGEKLAENIVQYRSENGPFEDRKQLKKVPRLGDKAYQQGAAFIRITNAKNPLDNSAVHPEAYPVVEKMAKDLNVSLNDLIANKEKTALIKAEKYVTPEIGLLTLKDIIKELEKPGLDPRKSAKVFEFDANVKSIKDLKTGMILPGIVNNITNFGCFVDIGIKESGLVHISQLKAGFVSDVNEVVKLHQHVDVKVTEVDEDRKRIQLTMIL, encoded by the coding sequence ATGACTAATATTCAATTCATTGCCAAGTCTGTTCAGGCGCCCGCAGTCAGTATTCAAAACACAGTAAAATTATTAGAGGAAGACTGTACAATTCCGTTTATTTCGCGTTACCGAAAAGATGCGACAGGAAACCTTGATGAAACTGTTATTGAACAGATTGCTAAACTGCAGAAAGAATACGATACACTTATAAAACGTAAAGAAGCAGTTTTAAAATCGATCGAAGAGCAAAAAGCACTTACGCCGGAATTGAAGAAAAAGATCGAAGACAGTTTTGATTTACAGGAAATCGAAGATTTTTACCTTCCATACAAAAAGAAGAAAAAAACAAAAGCCGATGTCGCGCGCGAATTTGGTCTGGAACCTTTGGCAAAACTGATTATATCTGAAAGTGATGCCGATATCGATTTTATTTCGACGCAATACATTAATGAAAATGTTATTAACGAAGAAGCCGCTATTCAGGGCGCAAGAGATATTGTAGCCGAATGGATAAACGAGAATATTTATGTTCGTAAACAGCTTCGTAGATTGTTTCAGCGAAAAGCGACCATTGCTACAAAAGTGGTTAAAAAGAAAGCCGAAGAAGAAGGAGCAAAAAAATTCGATCAGTATTTTGATTGGGAAGAACCGTTAACAAAAGCGCCGGCGCACAGATTGTTAGCGATGCTTCGTGCAGAAAATGAAGGTTTTATAAAAATGAAAATTGATGTTGATATCGACGATGCTTACGATGTAATTGACGAAATCATCATTAAAAAACAAAATAATACAACAGCGCATTTACAGCTGGCGATAGAAGATAGTTATAAACGTTTATTGAATCCGGCAATTGGAAACGAAACGCTGCAAGAAGCAAAAGCAAAAGCCGATGCGAATTCTATTCAGGTTTTTGCTAATAATTTAGGTCAGTTATTATTGGCGCCGCCGTTGGGAGAAAAACGTATTTTGGCAATTGACCCGGGATTTAGAAGTGGTTGTAAAGTAGTTTGTCTGGATGAAAAAGGCGATTTATTATACAATGAAACAATTTATCCGCACGCGCCTCAAAACGAGGAAACTATGGCGATTAAAAAAGTGCGTTCGATGGTAAATGCGTATCAGATTGATGCAATTTCGATTGGAAACGGAACAGCTTCGCGCGAAACCGAATTTTTCATCAAAAAAATCGCGTTTGACAAACCAGTTCAGGTATTTGTGGTTTCTGAGGCTGGAGCATCAGTATATTCGGCTTCAAAAATTGCGAGAGAAGAATTCCCTAATTATGATGTAACAGTTCGTGGTTCGGTTTCTATTGGAAGACGACTTTCTGATCCGTTGGCCGAATTGGTAAAAATAGATCCAAAAGCAATTGGAGTAGGGCAGTATCAGCATGATGTGGATCAAACGAAATTAAAAGAGGAATTAGATAATACGGTTATTCGCTGCGTAAACTCGGTTGGAATTAACATCAACACCGCTAGTAAGCACTTATTAAGTTATGTGAGCGGCATCGGGGAGAAGCTGGCTGAAAACATTGTACAATACCGTTCTGAAAACGGACCTTTTGAAGATAGAAAACAGCTGAAAAAAGTGCCTCGTCTAGGAGATAAAGCCTATCAGCAGGGAGCGGCGTTTATTAGAATTACAAATGCTAAAAATCCGCTGGATAATTCGGCAGTGCATCCGGAGGCTTATCCGGTTGTTGAAAAGATGGCGAAAGACCTGAATGTTTCTTTAAACGACTTAATTGCCAACAAAGAGAAAACAGCGCTTATTAAGGCCGAAAAGTATGTGACGCCTGAAATAGGTCTACTTACGCTAAAAGATATCATAAAAGAGCTTGAAAAGCCTGGATTAGATCCAAGAAAGTCGGCTAAGGTTTTTGAGTTTGATGCCAACGTAAAATCAATCAAGGATTTAAAAACCGGAATGATTTTACCGGGAATTGTTAATAACATCACCAACTTCGGCTGTTTTGTTGACATCGGAATTAAAGAAAGCGGATTGGTTCACATTTCACAATTAAAAGCCGGCTTTGTGAGCGACGTAAACGAAGTGGTAAAATTACACCAGCATGTTGATGTTAAGGTTACTGAGGTTGATGAAGATAGAAAGAGAATCCAGCTGACGATGATTTTATAA
- a CDS encoding DUF1294 domain-containing protein, with amino-acid sequence MEVLLLYFLFINVLVFIFAGYDKSQARKNNRRIPEKTLFLMALTGGSPGLLTAMLLFKHKTSKTSFIVKFAVILAIQIALIIVFLNYKK; translated from the coding sequence ATGGAAGTTTTATTACTATATTTTTTATTTATAAATGTACTGGTTTTTATTTTCGCCGGATATGATAAGTCTCAGGCACGAAAAAATAACCGGCGTATTCCTGAAAAAACCTTGTTTCTAATGGCCTTAACCGGTGGTTCACCAGGGTTATTAACAGCGATGTTATTATTTAAACATAAAACGAGTAAAACTTCTTTTATTGTAAAATTTGCTGTGATTTTAGCGATTCAAATTGCGCTTATAATTGTATTTCTGAATTATAAAAAGTAG
- the rpiB gene encoding ribose 5-phosphate isomerase B: MKISIGNDHAGPEYKKAIVEMLKARGYDVTNYGTDTDASVDYPDFGHPVANDVSEGKADFGIVICGSGNGIAMTVNKHPKVRAGLCWTKEIAYLTRLHNDANIVSIPARFTSIHQAVEIVETFLDTAFEGGRHQNRVNKIACA; the protein is encoded by the coding sequence ATGAAAATTTCGATAGGAAACGATCACGCAGGACCAGAATATAAAAAGGCAATTGTTGAAATGCTTAAAGCAAGAGGATATGATGTAACCAATTACGGTACAGATACTGATGCTTCTGTAGATTATCCTGATTTTGGACATCCGGTTGCTAATGATGTATCTGAAGGAAAAGCTGATTTTGGAATCGTAATCTGCGGAAGCGGTAACGGAATTGCAATGACTGTTAATAAACACCCGAAAGTAAGAGCTGGTTTATGCTGGACGAAAGAAATCGCGTATTTAACTCGTTTACACAACGATGCAAACATTGTGAGTATTCCGGCAAGGTTTACATCTATTCACCAAGCTGTCGAAATCGTTGAAACTTTCCTTGATACGGCTTTTGAAGGTGGAAGACACCAAAATAGAGTAAACAAAATTGCCTGCGCATAA
- a CDS encoding putative signal transducing protein, with amino-acid sequence MESFKTIAVFNYLHETVVLKHLLEQEGIPYFLENEMTLSVMPFYSNALGGIKLKVHPNDFEHVQEILDNLNNPLKIV; translated from the coding sequence ATGGAAAGTTTTAAAACGATCGCCGTATTCAATTATCTGCACGAAACTGTAGTTCTCAAACACTTACTGGAACAAGAAGGAATCCCTTATTTTCTCGAAAACGAAATGACGCTTTCAGTCATGCCGTTTTACTCCAATGCACTCGGCGGCATCAAACTCAAAGTTCATCCCAACGATTTCGAACACGTTCAGGAAATTCTGGACAATCTCAACAATCCTCTCAAAATCGTCTGA
- the rnr gene encoding ribonuclease R has translation MSKKIRKPIKKEKDFSGKILKILSQNANKPFNYKQIGAKLELDDTKSRNQIIKDLKILAAQKKIIETEPGKYLIKAVSQDYYEGTIDMTSRKTAYFICDEFEEDVFIPTNNLNRALDKDKVKVYVYNRRKGKKPEGEVIEVLERDKTEFVGVIDMQPNFAFVSTANPKMYTDIFIPKDKIGEAENGDVVLVKIEDWPKRADSPFGSVIRVLGKPGEHNTEIHAILAEYGLPSDFPVEVEVFAQKLDTSIHESEIAKRRDMRDTLTFTIDPKDAKDFDDALSFKKLENGNFEIGVHIADVSYYLEEGTILDDEAYQRATSVYLVDRVVPMLPEVLSNFACSLRPNEEKYTFSAVFEVSPTAQVINQWFGRTVIYSDQRFAYEEAQHIIETKGNNTIPVDISITGESYVVPDEIVEATLKLDELAKILRKKRMQQGAISFDKVEVKFNLDAEGEPEGVYFKIAKDANHLIEEFMLLANRKVAEYIGKQKKTFVYRIHDEPNEDKLIAMQTVIAKFGYKIDFRNKGDIAKSLNSLMEEVNGKKEQNLIDTLAIRSMSKAKYSTDNIGHYGLAFDYYSHFTSPIRRYPDVMVHRLLQYYLDNGTSVDEEEYETKCLHCSNMESLATNAERDSIKYMQVKYMQDHQEEEFLGVISGVTEWGIYVEIVSNKCEGMVRIREIKDDYYTFDERQYALVGATSNRLLQLGDEIYVKVKNADLVKKQLDFHFLRRAE, from the coding sequence ATGAGTAAGAAAATTAGAAAGCCGATAAAAAAGGAGAAAGATTTCTCTGGAAAAATACTTAAAATTTTATCGCAAAATGCTAATAAACCTTTCAATTACAAACAAATAGGAGCTAAGCTAGAATTAGACGATACCAAAAGCAGAAACCAGATTATAAAAGATTTAAAAATTCTGGCAGCTCAAAAAAAGATTATAGAAACAGAACCTGGAAAATACTTAATTAAAGCAGTGAGCCAGGATTATTACGAAGGAACAATAGATATGACGAGCAGAAAAACGGCATATTTTATTTGTGATGAGTTTGAAGAAGATGTTTTTATTCCAACCAATAATTTGAATCGTGCGTTAGACAAAGACAAAGTAAAAGTATACGTTTATAATAGAAGAAAGGGGAAGAAACCTGAAGGTGAGGTTATTGAAGTTCTTGAAAGAGATAAAACAGAGTTTGTAGGTGTAATTGATATGCAGCCAAACTTTGCTTTTGTATCTACTGCAAATCCTAAAATGTATACCGATATTTTTATTCCAAAGGATAAAATTGGTGAAGCCGAAAACGGAGATGTAGTTTTAGTAAAGATTGAAGACTGGCCAAAAAGAGCAGATAGTCCGTTTGGATCTGTAATTCGAGTACTCGGAAAACCAGGAGAACACAATACAGAGATTCATGCGATTTTAGCAGAGTATGGTCTTCCGTCTGATTTTCCGGTAGAAGTAGAGGTTTTTGCACAAAAACTGGATACTTCAATTCATGAATCTGAGATTGCAAAACGTCGTGATATGCGTGATACGCTTACGTTTACAATTGACCCGAAAGATGCAAAAGATTTTGATGATGCCTTGTCTTTCAAAAAGTTAGAAAACGGAAATTTTGAAATTGGTGTTCACATTGCCGATGTTTCCTATTATTTAGAAGAAGGTACAATCCTGGATGATGAAGCGTATCAAAGGGCTACTTCGGTTTATTTGGTAGACAGGGTAGTGCCAATGCTTCCGGAAGTATTGTCGAATTTTGCCTGTTCACTTCGTCCAAATGAAGAAAAATATACTTTCTCAGCTGTATTTGAAGTTTCTCCGACAGCTCAGGTTATTAACCAATGGTTTGGAAGAACTGTAATTTATTCAGATCAGCGTTTCGCTTACGAAGAAGCACAGCATATTATTGAAACAAAAGGAAATAATACGATTCCGGTTGATATTTCTATTACCGGGGAGTCTTATGTTGTTCCAGATGAAATTGTCGAAGCTACTTTAAAACTTGATGAATTAGCTAAGATTTTAAGAAAGAAAAGAATGCAGCAAGGTGCCATTTCTTTTGATAAAGTCGAAGTAAAATTTAATCTTGATGCAGAAGGGGAACCAGAAGGAGTTTATTTTAAAATTGCTAAAGATGCCAATCATCTAATTGAGGAATTTATGCTCTTAGCGAATAGAAAAGTAGCAGAGTATATTGGGAAACAAAAGAAAACCTTTGTATATCGTATTCACGACGAACCAAATGAAGATAAACTTATTGCCATGCAAACTGTGATTGCTAAGTTTGGTTATAAGATTGATTTTAGAAATAAAGGCGATATTGCAAAATCTCTAAACTCTTTAATGGAAGAAGTAAACGGTAAGAAAGAACAAAATCTTATTGATACTCTTGCTATTAGAAGTATGAGTAAAGCCAAATATTCGACTGACAATATTGGTCATTACGGTTTGGCTTTTGATTATTACAGCCATTTTACATCGCCAATTCGTCGTTATCCGGATGTAATGGTACATCGATTACTGCAGTATTATTTAGATAATGGCACATCTGTTGATGAGGAAGAATATGAAACAAAATGTCTGCATTGTTCAAATATGGAAAGTTTAGCTACCAATGCTGAGCGTGACAGTATTAAATACATGCAGGTAAAATACATGCAGGATCATCAGGAAGAGGAATTCCTTGGCGTTATTTCTGGTGTTACTGAATGGGGAATTTATGTTGAAATCGTTTCTAATAAATGCGAGGGAATGGTGAGAATCAGAGAAATAAAAGATGATTATTATACTTTCGATGAAAGGCAGTATGCTTTGGTTGGAGCCACTTCAAACCGTTTATTACAATTAGGAGACGAGATTTATGTTAAAGTAAAAAATGCCGATTTAGTTAAAAAACAACTGGATTTTCATTTTTTACGACGAGCAGAATAA